Part of the Candidatus Poribacteria bacterium genome is shown below.
GAGCCACCGCCGGTAGAGCTCGATATCGCCTGCCGCCAGGGCGTTCAGCGCTTGCTCTGCCACGTCTTCGAACAGGCTCATGCAGCCCAGCAGTGCGTGGCTGAAGTCTCCGAAAGGATAGCGAACGCCCGATGACTCGTAAACCCCAGCGGCGACCGGATGATCCGTTCCCTCGATGAGCTCGACGTAGTGGTAGTCGTCGCCCGTCTTGACGATCTTGCCCAACGCGGCGAGCCGCCGTCGGATGTCGATCTCCCGGTCTTCATCCAGGAGCGATATCTTGGCGCTCTCGAAGTTGGGAAGCTCCATGACTCGGTAGAACGACTCGCCGGGGAAGTAGCCCCTCATCCGCGCGTTGAACATCTCTCCGAGCCAGTGAGCCAGCAGGGGACCTTCCGCCGCCGCGTCGATGGCGCTGTAGACCTCGACGAAGTCCGATTCGGTCCGCCCGGCGAGATACGGTGTCGGGAACACGGCGACTTTCCCGCCGAGCGACTGAATCTCTCTCACCTGCCGGATGTACGCCTGGGCGATCGCCCGATTGCTCGGATCGAACGCGCGGATGTCATCGGTTCCAGCGCCGAAGTACCAGCGGCGTCCGTTCGCCTGCTCGGCGGTCTGCTGGAGCAGATAGGCGACGTGTCCACGCGGCAGGATGTCGCGTTGAGCCGTATCCATGCCATCCGCGACGCCCAATCCTGCGTTCCAGATGTGCTCGCGGATCTCCGCCGTCTTGGTCCAATCGACGACGCTCAGGTCGAACTCGGTCTCGCTGCCGGCGTAGTCGGGGTTGATGACGATGTGGACGGCGGCGTCCACTTCACGGACCGGAGTCGCGGGTTGGGAGGCCCGAGGCGGCTGCCCGAAGAGACGCGCGCGAGGGATGTAGTACTCACGGGAACCGTCGCAGGTCGGAAGCCATATCCCCGTCTCAGGCATGGGGAGCCCTTTCTGTCGCGTACGTCTGCCGCGCGTTGGGGTGTCGATCCGTGCGTGCCGTCATCCCAACCTTCTCCCTCGATATGGACGGAGAGGGCGAGGGAACCGGACGCAGCGGCTTACCGGCGCATCTGGGCTTCGACGATTTCGAGGTTCTGC
Proteins encoded:
- a CDS encoding dihydrodipicolinate synthase family protein, producing the protein MPETGIWLPTCDGSREYYIPRARLFGQPPRASQPATPVREVDAAVHIVINPDYAGSETEFDLSVVDWTKTAEIREHIWNAGLGVADGMDTAQRDILPRGHVAYLLQQTAEQANGRRWYFGAGTDDIRAFDPSNRAIAQAYIRQVREIQSLGGKVAVFPTPYLAGRTESDFVEVYSAIDAAAEGPLLAHWLGEMFNARMRGYFPGESFYRVMELPNFESAKISLLDEDREIDIRRRLAALGKIVKTGDDYHYVELIEGTDHPVAAGVYESSGVRYPFGDFSHALLGCMSLFEDVAEQALNALAAGDIELYRRWLLPTVPLSYWVFQAPTAAYKHGVATVAMLRGKQENDLLLPSNSHQRGLLHRVGIYRLMDLAGLFTEDESLEAYRRHIEPHV